One genomic region from Hyalangium ruber encodes:
- a CDS encoding TfuA-like protein encodes MKRRAEELVVFLGPSLPADEARKLARCRVLPPARQGDVWRALALRPRAIALVDGVFEAQPSVWHHELLTAMEAGVAVFGGGSMGALRAAELTAHGMVGVGQIFEWYRDGVLVDDSEVALLHADAEHGYRPLTVPLVNVRHVALRARAARVLAQGQARAMVAAAANLFYQERTWRRVLEAVRPSWPATTRGTWEAWWSKGVEDLKRLDAIACIQAASEFLSSPVPPLPARSPSRSPPSSLVRRRMLVDGVSVVQGAEVSSAQVVAALQREPDSVELAEAGLRRALLAGWARTLGLVPTVEEVKAAEAEWWRQHGVRPTGREEFLLACGLDAPGLRRLCEELALERLALAHAQRLLPDGSSWEEALASEARVRGRWVQVARGLRKAKRSRAR; translated from the coding sequence ATGAAACGCCGCGCCGAAGAGCTCGTTGTCTTCCTCGGGCCGTCCCTTCCTGCGGACGAGGCCCGCAAGCTGGCGCGGTGTCGCGTGCTGCCGCCGGCCCGCCAGGGCGATGTGTGGCGGGCGCTCGCCCTGAGGCCTCGGGCCATCGCCCTGGTGGACGGTGTCTTCGAGGCCCAACCCTCGGTGTGGCACCACGAGCTGCTCACCGCCATGGAGGCGGGGGTGGCCGTCTTCGGTGGCGGGAGCATGGGCGCGCTGCGCGCGGCGGAGCTGACCGCCCACGGCATGGTGGGCGTGGGGCAGATCTTCGAGTGGTACCGGGACGGGGTGCTGGTGGACGACTCCGAGGTGGCGCTGCTGCACGCCGACGCGGAGCATGGCTACCGGCCACTCACCGTGCCGCTGGTCAACGTGCGGCACGTGGCGTTGCGCGCGCGCGCGGCGCGGGTGCTCGCCCAGGGGCAGGCGCGGGCGATGGTGGCGGCCGCCGCGAATCTCTTCTACCAGGAGCGCACCTGGCGCCGGGTGCTGGAGGCCGTACGGCCTTCCTGGCCCGCCACCACGCGCGGAACGTGGGAAGCCTGGTGGTCCAAGGGGGTGGAGGACCTCAAGCGCCTGGATGCCATCGCCTGCATCCAGGCCGCGTCGGAGTTCTTGTCCTCCCCGGTGCCGCCGCTGCCCGCGCGGAGCCCCTCGCGGTCGCCGCCCTCTTCGCTCGTGCGGAGGCGGATGTTGGTGGATGGGGTGTCCGTGGTGCAGGGCGCGGAGGTGTCCTCCGCCCAGGTGGTGGCGGCGCTGCAGCGGGAGCCGGACAGCGTGGAGCTGGCGGAGGCGGGCCTGCGTCGGGCGTTGCTGGCGGGGTGGGCCCGCACGCTGGGGCTGGTGCCCACGGTGGAGGAGGTGAAGGCGGCGGAGGCGGAGTGGTGGCGCCAGCACGGGGTGCGGCCCACGGGGCGGGAGGAGTTCCTGCTGGCGTGCGGCTTGGACGCGCCAGGGCTGCGTCGGCTGTGCGAGGAGCTTGCCCTGGAGCGGCTCGCGCTCGCGCATGCACAGCGCCTGTTGCCAGACGGCTCTTCCTGGGAGGAGGCCTTGGCCTCCGAGGCGCGCGTGCGGGGCCGCTGGGTGCAGGTGGCGCGGGGGCTTCGCAAGGCGAAGCGCTCCCGCGCGCGGTGA
- a CDS encoding DNA-methyltransferase: MSIDLPPEVLRCHRADAREPEGYRAALGDTRAHLLLTDPPYCLLTRRRKGGDERDPRAHKKIDRNPIVRFETVRDYRVFTEAWMTRAVSWLTPEAKLVIWTNLLGKEPITTVARGLGYTHLLGEYTWGKRTTDKNANEQLLRVYEVALVFSRTLPPTPGLGDLPTTWAVVSGYDDDAEAGRWGNHPHHKPFSVLEPLVRTYSRPGDTVLDSFAGSGSTPAAAIRLGRLPACMEIEPEWAERVTQRLRETAREHAPG; this comes from the coding sequence ATGAGCATCGACCTTCCACCCGAAGTCCTGCGCTGCCACCGTGCCGACGCGCGCGAGCCCGAGGGCTACCGCGCGGCGCTCGGAGACACCCGCGCGCACCTGCTGCTGACCGACCCGCCGTACTGCCTGCTCACGCGCAGGCGCAAGGGCGGGGACGAGCGCGACCCTCGCGCGCACAAGAAGATCGACCGCAACCCCATCGTCCGCTTCGAGACGGTGCGCGACTACCGCGTCTTCACCGAGGCATGGATGACGCGCGCGGTGTCCTGGCTCACGCCGGAGGCGAAGCTGGTCATCTGGACGAACCTGCTGGGCAAGGAGCCCATCACCACGGTGGCGCGGGGGCTCGGGTACACGCACCTGCTGGGCGAGTACACCTGGGGCAAGCGCACCACGGACAAGAACGCGAATGAGCAGCTGTTGCGGGTGTACGAGGTGGCGCTGGTCTTCTCCCGCACGCTCCCGCCGACGCCCGGCCTAGGGGACCTGCCTACCACCTGGGCGGTGGTGAGCGGCTACGACGATGACGCGGAGGCGGGCCGCTGGGGCAACCACCCGCACCACAAGCCCTTCTCGGTCCTGGAGCCGCTGGTGCGCACCTACAGCCGCCCGGGAGACACCGTGCTGGATTCGTTCGCGGGCAGCGGCTCGACTCCAGCGGCGGCGATCCGCCTGGGGCGGCTGCCGGCCTGCATGGAGATCGAGCCCGAGTGGGCCGAGCGGGTGACGCAGCGCCTGCGGGAAACGGCCCGCGAGCACGCTCCGGGCTGA
- a CDS encoding TolB family protein produces MKTVWMVPLLVLVLALPAHARGASVVEEKGNLVLVEPGGKKRKLTSSGQDSQPSLSADGKAVVFVRRGSGAKLESAAGEVEANELWWMDTTGGKPRRLVRSAASDDPKKFLGALQTPQFSPDGKTVFFMSAAWTTSSAVHKVDVATGKEQFVSPGNSLEVIPRGEYQGRLIVQMHKYFLGGGTYDWFWVLEPDGREIGPIGEDLKGFLEIYVSEEQASP; encoded by the coding sequence ATGAAGACAGTCTGGATGGTGCCGCTGCTGGTCCTCGTGCTGGCTCTGCCCGCCCATGCCCGCGGCGCGAGCGTCGTCGAGGAGAAGGGCAACCTCGTGCTCGTGGAGCCCGGCGGGAAGAAGCGCAAACTGACCTCCTCGGGGCAGGACTCGCAGCCCAGCCTCTCCGCGGATGGCAAGGCGGTCGTGTTCGTGCGCCGAGGCTCGGGCGCCAAGCTGGAGTCCGCCGCGGGCGAGGTGGAGGCCAATGAGCTCTGGTGGATGGACACCACCGGAGGCAAGCCCCGTCGGCTCGTGCGCTCGGCCGCGAGCGACGACCCCAAGAAGTTCCTCGGAGCGCTCCAGACGCCCCAGTTCTCTCCGGATGGCAAGACGGTGTTCTTCATGAGCGCGGCCTGGACGACCTCGAGCGCCGTCCACAAAGTCGACGTCGCCACCGGCAAGGAGCAGTTCGTCTCTCCCGGCAACAGCCTCGAGGTCATCCCCCGAGGCGAGTACCAGGGCCGACTCATCGTCCAGATGCACAAGTACTTCCTGGGAGGCGGCACGTATGACTGGTTCTGGGTGCTCGAGCCGGACGGTCGCGAGATCGGCCCGATTGGTGAGGATTTGAAGGGATTCCTGGAGATCTATGTCTCCGAGGAGCAAGCCTCGCCCTGA
- a CDS encoding endonuclease III domain-containing protein, producing the protein METVGTLSLTPGEKALRVHERLCVAYGCPIAFFHELDPLSELVSALLSHRTRNRDTGRAFRQLRARFPTWQAVRDAPTAEVQEAIAPVTWPEQKAPRIQAILRELTARRGGDMALDFLGELSVPQARAWLESLPGVGPKTSAAVLLFSRLRMPALPVDSHHYRVAVRLGLISARIPVGPAHALLTALLPPSWDAQQVYDHHEVLMLHGQRCCYYQSPACERCPVLDLCPFGQERMQEVS; encoded by the coding sequence ATGGAGACCGTTGGAACGTTGTCGCTCACACCGGGGGAGAAGGCGCTGCGGGTACACGAGCGCCTGTGCGTCGCCTACGGCTGTCCCATCGCGTTCTTCCACGAGCTGGACCCGTTGAGCGAGCTGGTCTCCGCGCTGCTGTCGCACCGCACGCGCAACCGGGACACGGGGCGCGCCTTCCGACAGCTCCGGGCGCGCTTCCCGACCTGGCAGGCCGTTCGGGACGCGCCCACCGCGGAGGTGCAGGAGGCCATCGCCCCGGTCACCTGGCCCGAGCAGAAGGCACCGCGCATCCAGGCCATCCTCCGGGAGCTCACCGCGCGCAGGGGAGGGGACATGGCGCTCGACTTCCTCGGGGAGCTGAGCGTACCTCAGGCGCGCGCGTGGCTGGAGTCGCTGCCGGGCGTGGGGCCCAAGACGAGCGCCGCCGTGCTCCTCTTCAGCCGACTGCGGATGCCGGCCCTGCCCGTGGACAGCCACCACTACCGCGTGGCGGTGCGCCTGGGGTTGATCTCCGCCCGCATCCCCGTGGGCCCCGCGCACGCGCTCCTCACGGCGCTGCTGCCGCCGAGCTGGGACGCGCAGCAGGTCTATGATCACCACGAGGTGCTGATGCTGCACGGCCAGCGCTGCTGCTACTACCAGTCGCCCGCTTGCGAGCGCTGCCCGGTGTTGGACCTGTGCCCCTTCGGCCAGGAGCGGATGCAGGAGGTGAGCTGA
- a CDS encoding Uma2 family endonuclease, whose product MRAPGRKPATYDDLILLPEDRVGEIIDGELYASPRPAIRHAKVSSTLGMDLGGPFQRGRGGPGGWWIIDEPELHLGKDVLVPDLAGWKKERLPQLPDTPYFDLAPNWLCEVLSPSTAKLDLVRKLPRYARAAVEHAWVVDPIHRTLEVFRQEHERWVLLVAFAGDDKVRAEPFEAVELELGALWLEESPPSSPDTER is encoded by the coding sequence ATGAGAGCCCCCGGCCGGAAGCCCGCGACCTATGACGATCTGATCCTGCTGCCCGAAGACCGGGTCGGGGAGATCATCGACGGCGAGTTGTACGCCTCACCCAGGCCAGCCATCCGTCATGCCAAGGTGTCTTCCACGCTGGGGATGGACCTGGGCGGTCCCTTTCAGCGAGGCCGAGGAGGCCCCGGTGGCTGGTGGATCATCGATGAGCCAGAGCTGCACCTTGGCAAGGACGTGCTTGTTCCAGACCTCGCTGGCTGGAAGAAGGAACGCCTCCCCCAGCTCCCGGACACTCCCTACTTCGACCTGGCTCCCAACTGGCTCTGCGAGGTCCTCTCCCCCTCCACCGCGAAGCTCGACCTGGTCCGCAAGCTCCCCCGGTACGCACGCGCCGCCGTGGAGCATGCCTGGGTGGTCGATCCCATCCATCGGACGCTCGAGGTCTTCCGTCAGGAGCATGAACGCTGGGTGCTGCTCGTTGCCTTCGCGGGTGACGACAAGGTGCGTGCCGAGCCGTTCGAAGCGGTAGAACTGGAGCTCGGCGCATTGTGGCTGGAGGAGTCCCCTCCCTCCTCGCCCGACACCGAGCGCTGA
- a CDS encoding YcaO-like family protein, translated as MDPTKQVVSQVFQQRLAQALGVTRVARVTGLDRTGVEVACAVRPGGHVLQVCNGKGASFEQAALGALFETAELWSAEHVSPGQLAWGSRAELHGRPIAAWSAEALGSAGRLVDGRLWTDSVRCAWREATELHSGRKVWVPAQGVHCPPSDAVALGPVSVAWTSNGSGAHPDARRALLHALLEATERDQLARALPGGWTEEAVRRRLLGPVVLGRGAPRAAALARSLRERGFEVHLFDVTPTTRTPGTVGLPVGAAVLVDVEEGPVPLTAGYACALGRDEALLKALLEAAQSRLTDIHGAREDVSSADKAAARAFAQACASVRPKRHAEDMPDFSADASSPVRGLQRVLNQLRRAGFTQVAAVTLDPPVPGLHVRRVVVPGMRISELL; from the coding sequence GTGGATCCTACCAAGCAGGTTGTTTCCCAGGTTTTCCAACAGCGGCTGGCCCAGGCACTGGGCGTCACTCGGGTGGCGCGGGTGACGGGGCTGGACCGCACGGGCGTGGAGGTGGCGTGCGCGGTGCGCCCGGGGGGCCATGTGCTCCAGGTGTGCAACGGCAAGGGGGCCTCCTTCGAGCAAGCGGCCCTGGGCGCGCTCTTCGAGACGGCGGAGCTGTGGTCCGCGGAGCACGTGTCGCCCGGGCAGCTGGCGTGGGGCTCGCGCGCCGAGCTGCACGGGCGCCCCATCGCCGCCTGGAGCGCCGAGGCGCTGGGCTCCGCGGGCCGGTTGGTGGATGGGCGGCTGTGGACGGACTCGGTGCGGTGCGCGTGGCGGGAGGCCACGGAGCTGCACTCGGGGCGCAAGGTGTGGGTGCCCGCCCAGGGCGTCCACTGCCCGCCTTCGGACGCGGTGGCGCTGGGGCCGGTGAGCGTGGCATGGACGAGCAACGGCTCGGGGGCACACCCGGATGCGCGGCGCGCCCTGCTCCATGCGCTGCTGGAGGCCACCGAGCGGGATCAGCTCGCCCGCGCGCTGCCGGGAGGGTGGACGGAGGAGGCGGTGCGACGGCGGCTGCTGGGCCCGGTGGTGCTCGGCCGAGGGGCTCCCCGCGCGGCGGCGCTGGCCCGCTCGCTGCGGGAGCGCGGCTTCGAGGTTCACCTGTTCGACGTGACGCCGACGACGCGCACGCCGGGCACGGTGGGGCTGCCCGTGGGCGCGGCGGTGCTGGTGGACGTGGAGGAGGGGCCGGTGCCGCTCACGGCGGGGTATGCGTGCGCGCTGGGCAGGGACGAGGCGCTGCTCAAGGCCCTGCTGGAGGCGGCCCAGTCGCGCCTCACCGACATCCATGGCGCGCGGGAGGACGTGTCCTCGGCGGACAAGGCCGCCGCGCGCGCCTTCGCCCAGGCGTGCGCCTCGGTGCGGCCCAAGCGTCATGCGGAGGACATGCCGGACTTCTCCGCGGATGCCTCTTCCCCGGTGCGGGGGTTGCAGCGCGTGCTGAATCAGCTTCGCCGCGCGGGCTTCACCCAGGTGGCCGCCGTTACGCTCGACCCGCCCGTGCCCGGACTGCACGTCCGGCGCGTGGTGGTGCCGGGCATGCGCATCTCGGAGCTTCTATGA
- a CDS encoding TIGR02265 family protein, whose product MATAGSPPSSRIKGTVIISRLNMVRQHGGQASVDEVLKRLPPADQALLRKMILPINWYPIDVNMRLDAAIADVLSPEDRVRAFMEMGRASAEENLKGAQHVFVRQGDPQFLLSQAPQIYRFYYAVGSRTYEKTGPKSAVLRTFGAENVTESDCLTIVGWHQRAIELSGGRSVRVTHPRCVAKGAPHCEYACAWD is encoded by the coding sequence ATGGCGACGGCAGGCTCCCCTCCCAGTTCCCGCATCAAGGGCACGGTGATCATCTCCCGGCTGAACATGGTGCGCCAGCACGGTGGCCAGGCGAGCGTGGACGAGGTGCTCAAGCGGCTGCCGCCCGCGGATCAGGCCCTGCTGCGGAAGATGATCCTGCCCATCAACTGGTACCCCATCGACGTGAACATGCGCCTGGACGCGGCCATCGCCGACGTCCTGTCCCCCGAGGACCGGGTGCGGGCCTTCATGGAGATGGGGCGCGCCTCCGCCGAGGAGAACCTCAAGGGCGCCCAGCACGTCTTCGTGCGTCAGGGAGATCCGCAGTTCCTGCTCAGCCAGGCACCGCAGATCTACCGCTTCTATTACGCCGTCGGCTCGCGTACGTACGAGAAGACGGGCCCCAAGTCCGCCGTCCTGCGCACCTTCGGCGCCGAGAACGTCACCGAGTCGGACTGCCTCACCATCGTCGGCTGGCACCAGCGCGCCATCGAGCTGTCCGGAGGGCGCTCGGTACGCGTCACCCACCCTCGCTGTGTGGCCAAGGGCGCCCCGCACTGTGAGTACGCCTGCGCCTGGGATTAG
- a CDS encoding SDR family oxidoreductase — MILVTGATGTIGSSTVKALKARGARFKVASRSPEKLQGSGVEAVLFDWDKLETYGSALQGVEKLFVLTPTTEKQAEYTQRLVDAAKKSGVKHIVKLSVMGADAEPGIMLGRLHKAGENAIKASGIAWTMLRPTFFMENFINFYGADPKKDSTVYLPHGQGKAAWVDGRDIGEVAAVVMTTPGHEGKTYDLTGPEALGAQEALDALGQAVGHKYTYVDVPEAAAQKAMTDMGASKWSVDGLMELNFIIKQGWSAALGTGVKDVLGRPPRSFSQYAKDFASGQR; from the coding sequence ATGATTCTCGTAACGGGGGCCACGGGCACGATCGGCTCATCGACGGTGAAGGCGCTGAAGGCCCGGGGCGCGCGCTTCAAGGTGGCCTCGCGCTCACCGGAGAAGCTCCAGGGCTCTGGAGTCGAGGCGGTCCTGTTCGACTGGGACAAGCTGGAGACGTACGGCTCGGCGCTCCAGGGTGTGGAGAAGCTCTTCGTGTTGACGCCGACGACGGAGAAGCAGGCTGAGTACACCCAGCGCCTGGTGGACGCGGCGAAGAAGTCGGGCGTGAAGCACATCGTGAAGCTGTCGGTGATGGGCGCTGACGCCGAGCCGGGCATCATGCTGGGGCGTCTGCACAAGGCTGGCGAGAACGCCATCAAGGCCAGCGGCATCGCGTGGACGATGCTGCGTCCCACCTTCTTCATGGAGAACTTCATCAACTTCTACGGAGCGGATCCGAAGAAGGACAGCACCGTGTACCTGCCGCATGGCCAGGGCAAGGCGGCATGGGTGGACGGACGCGACATTGGCGAGGTGGCCGCGGTGGTGATGACCACGCCGGGGCACGAGGGCAAGACGTACGACCTCACCGGCCCGGAGGCGCTGGGGGCTCAGGAGGCGCTCGACGCGCTTGGCCAGGCGGTGGGCCACAAGTACACCTACGTGGACGTGCCCGAGGCGGCGGCACAGAAGGCCATGACGGACATGGGCGCCTCCAAGTGGTCGGTGGATGGCCTGATGGAGCTGAACTTCATCATCAAGCAGGGCTGGTCCGCGGCGCTGGGCACGGGGGTGAAGGACGTGCTCGGCCGGCCGCCGCGCAGCTTCAGCCAGTACGCGAAGGACTTCGCCTCGGGTCAGCGTTAG
- a CDS encoding zf-HC2 domain-containing protein: MSACQDYEELLTLHAAEALEPQEEARVRVHLETCAACRSEAESTARVLAQVALPPPSPAERERLEALPRRVMGAWRREQVRQSLRGRTVGVIAAAAAVLMLMVVPSLVRRDAPRSVASPSSPAALASESEVAAEFEQWASADPLTEVLDPELLLDDEGAWDEDAELDFSEDDLF, encoded by the coding sequence ATGAGCGCGTGCCAGGACTACGAAGAGCTGTTGACACTCCATGCCGCGGAAGCGCTGGAGCCTCAGGAAGAGGCCCGCGTGCGCGTACACCTGGAGACTTGCGCCGCGTGCCGGAGCGAGGCGGAGTCCACCGCGCGAGTGCTCGCCCAGGTGGCGCTGCCCCCGCCCTCGCCCGCCGAGAGGGAGCGGCTCGAGGCCCTGCCCCGGCGTGTCATGGGCGCTTGGAGGCGAGAGCAGGTGCGTCAATCGCTCCGCGGCCGCACCGTGGGCGTAATTGCGGCCGCGGCGGCCGTGCTGATGCTGATGGTGGTGCCCTCGCTCGTGCGCCGGGACGCACCGCGCTCCGTGGCGTCGCCCTCCTCCCCTGCCGCCCTCGCCTCGGAGTCCGAGGTGGCGGCCGAATTCGAGCAGTGGGCCTCCGCCGATCCCCTCACCGAGGTGCTCGACCCGGAGCTGCTGCTGGACGACGAAGGCGCCTGGGACGAGGACGCCGAGCTGGACTTCTCCGAGGACGACCTGTTCTGA
- a CDS encoding peroxiredoxin, translating into MIQVGAPAPDFTATDCQGRPVSLASLRGRRVVLFFFPKAFTLGCTLETRAFRDNHALIQELGAELVGVSVDSVRTQCDFAAQEDIHFALLGDESRAISRAYDVLWPVLKVDRRVTFIIDPAGTVESIIRHEVRVYRHLDDVLRYLQEHPLPA; encoded by the coding sequence ATGATTCAGGTCGGAGCGCCAGCACCGGACTTCACCGCCACCGACTGCCAGGGGCGCCCCGTCTCCCTGGCCTCCCTGAGAGGGCGGCGCGTGGTGCTCTTCTTCTTCCCCAAGGCCTTCACCCTCGGATGCACCCTCGAGACACGGGCCTTCCGAGACAACCACGCCCTCATCCAGGAGCTGGGCGCCGAGCTGGTGGGCGTCTCGGTGGACTCGGTGCGCACCCAGTGCGACTTCGCCGCGCAGGAGGACATCCACTTCGCCCTCCTCGGGGACGAGTCTCGCGCGATCAGCCGCGCCTATGACGTGCTCTGGCCCGTGCTCAAGGTGGACCGGCGCGTCACCTTCATCATCGACCCGGCCGGCACGGTGGAGTCCATCATCCGCCATGAGGTGCGCGTCTACCGGCACCTGGATGACGTGCTGCGTTACCTCCAGGAGCACCCGCTGCCCGCCTAA
- a CDS encoding RNA polymerase sigma factor has product MKAWDTEGASNRPRLALATAPAPTDEELCQAFLGGDEAAFGTLVERYRTLVFSLVRRFAPRPEDAADLAQQAFLRALEASERVFSRWTLASPTPFRSWLVRISLNLAKNHARQGQRWRPALLTEVEDAATDPHESAQESLERQERERHIRAAVLALPRRQREVLTLRVDGGLPFKDIAETLGITENNAKVQFHHAVKRLKAEMTGPLEEERG; this is encoded by the coding sequence GTGAAGGCATGGGACACAGAGGGCGCCTCGAATCGCCCCCGACTGGCGCTGGCGACCGCTCCGGCTCCGACGGACGAGGAGCTGTGCCAGGCCTTCCTGGGGGGAGACGAAGCGGCCTTCGGCACGCTGGTGGAGCGCTACCGGACGCTGGTCTTCTCCCTGGTACGACGCTTCGCGCCACGGCCCGAGGACGCGGCGGACCTGGCGCAGCAGGCCTTCCTGCGGGCGCTGGAGGCCTCCGAGCGCGTCTTCTCCCGATGGACGCTGGCGAGCCCCACCCCCTTTCGCTCCTGGCTGGTGCGCATCTCCCTCAACCTGGCGAAGAACCACGCGCGCCAGGGCCAGCGCTGGCGCCCGGCCCTGCTCACGGAGGTGGAGGACGCGGCGACAGACCCGCACGAGTCCGCCCAGGAGTCCCTGGAGCGACAGGAACGTGAGCGGCACATCCGCGCCGCGGTGCTCGCCCTGCCCCGCCGCCAGCGAGAGGTGCTCACCCTGCGGGTGGACGGGGGCCTGCCCTTCAAGGACATCGCCGAGACGCTCGGCATTACCGAGAACAACGCCAAGGTGCAGTTCCACCACGCCGTCAAACGTCTGAAGGCGGAGATGACGGGCCCCCTGGAGGAGGAACGCGGATGA
- the omp85 gene encoding Omp85 family outer membrane protein, producing the protein MSWNRLPVPPALSWRRAVPVLLASLALVPCAAWAQDPAEPPPTPTPAPVEPSPAPPVTPSDPADAPARRKGWDFQGVPILNFNTDEGFGYGALAMLIDRADGTYEPYRYSVLLQFFQTTRQVASHLLNIDAPRFLESQWRMGLDLGYIRTRYSPYYGLGNTAERIPEWATCDDRDALEANPDVCPGNPEFRGLRYYTYDQRTLPRVRLNARRELADDWVLFLGYRLRMERLGLRYSADDLGQSGDSKILEDAAAGVFDIYPGGLSNPLTERTSELTAGIQYDTRDVESGPTLGMFHELSLRGGAAPIGSQFNYWGATMHARFFHPVVPGYRRLVASWRGLLDVMGGEVPISLLPLYGGLDGKDGHGGVYSARGILLRRYQGPVKLLLNGELRWTPLSIEPLGQQFDFTLAGFVDSGRVWSDLKFSEGGGFKTSAGGGLRIAWNREFVIRLDYGVGITEPTTGFYLDFGHMF; encoded by the coding sequence ATGAGCTGGAACCGCCTCCCCGTCCCGCCTGCCCTCTCCTGGCGCCGCGCTGTCCCCGTCCTGTTGGCGAGCCTCGCCCTGGTCCCTTGTGCCGCCTGGGCCCAGGATCCCGCCGAGCCGCCGCCCACCCCCACCCCGGCTCCGGTGGAGCCCTCTCCCGCGCCTCCGGTGACGCCCTCGGACCCGGCGGATGCGCCCGCGCGCCGCAAGGGCTGGGACTTCCAGGGCGTGCCCATCCTCAACTTCAATACCGACGAGGGGTTTGGCTACGGCGCGCTGGCGATGCTGATTGACCGCGCCGACGGCACCTACGAGCCCTACCGCTACTCGGTGCTGCTGCAGTTCTTCCAGACGACGCGGCAGGTGGCCTCGCACCTGCTGAACATCGATGCGCCCCGCTTCCTCGAGTCCCAGTGGCGCATGGGCCTGGACCTTGGCTACATCCGGACGCGCTACTCCCCCTACTACGGGCTGGGCAACACGGCCGAGCGCATCCCCGAGTGGGCGACGTGCGACGACCGGGACGCGCTGGAGGCGAACCCCGACGTCTGCCCGGGCAACCCCGAGTTCCGAGGCCTGCGCTACTACACCTATGACCAGCGGACGCTGCCGCGCGTGCGCCTCAACGCCCGCCGGGAGCTCGCCGACGACTGGGTGCTCTTCCTGGGCTACCGCCTACGGATGGAGCGCCTGGGACTGCGCTACTCTGCGGACGATCTGGGCCAGAGCGGCGACTCGAAGATCCTCGAGGACGCGGCGGCGGGAGTGTTCGACATCTACCCGGGAGGGCTGAGCAACCCGCTCACGGAGCGCACCTCGGAGCTGACCGCCGGCATCCAGTACGACACGCGGGACGTCGAGTCGGGGCCCACGCTGGGCATGTTCCACGAGCTGTCGCTGCGCGGCGGCGCCGCGCCCATCGGCAGCCAGTTCAACTACTGGGGCGCCACGATGCACGCCCGCTTCTTCCATCCGGTGGTGCCGGGGTATCGCCGCCTGGTGGCCTCGTGGCGCGGCCTGCTGGACGTGATGGGAGGCGAGGTGCCCATCTCCCTGCTGCCCCTCTATGGCGGGCTGGACGGCAAGGATGGACACGGCGGCGTCTACTCCGCGCGAGGCATCCTCCTGCGTCGCTATCAGGGCCCGGTGAAGCTGCTGCTCAACGGCGAGCTGCGGTGGACGCCGCTGTCCATCGAGCCGCTGGGGCAACAGTTCGACTTCACCCTGGCGGGCTTCGTGGACTCGGGGCGTGTGTGGAGCGACCTGAAGTTCTCGGAGGGTGGCGGGTTCAAGACGTCCGCGGGCGGAGGGCTGCGCATCGCCTGGAACCGTGAGTTCGTCATCCGCCTGGACTACGGCGTCGGCATCACCGAGCCCACCACCGGCTTCTACCTGGACTTCGGTCACATGTTCTGA